A genomic region of Leptolyngbya sp. NIES-2104 contains the following coding sequences:
- a CDS encoding CHAT domain-containing protein produces the protein MMKLFGRNRSLRKWIAIACLSCLIALTPMVGQATDPAQLMRQGLESYETKNYTAAIEFWQQARDRYEAKNDRINAAIASENIARTYAKQEHSSKAIQTWEDAIKLYRRINDPAKLSQALTEQAQLYSGIGQARQAIVLLCAPEMNQDSCSDRGSVKLAEKTSDPNLQIAALGSLGDAYRLSGESEKAIRALTTAYQLATRTNQATHLLSLLNSLGNAHTSRAALRELQAESARTRDPGEAKRRTTEAELDTQQAIKFLSDSLKISQNNPQAELRSLLSLASIYHRRKETAMMMPYLQKAIPLLSQVSSDRVRSYAAIDIAKLLSTENPQQTESLLKEAIRSAQAIKDLRAESFAVGELGRLYKRDRSPEAALPLIKQAITTADQDLEAKDSLYLWEWELGRILESQGQTQNAIAAYERSIRTLEIIRSDILEANRELQFNFRDEIEPIYRSLITLRVGLENMSKNSVSDARLKQAQPNTLSDPNNIEIVLRVMDSLRLAELQNYFGNDCILAAARPTENLSTDATAKAVQVALNTATQDGKTAVINHIVLNNELVIILNLKGKPSQTRFVPITSIELAESINQFRNQLQDNSLAPFDPKRSNAQKLYRSLIEPIRPLIPDGVKTLVFAQDGLLRSMPMAALHDGKKFLIQDYAIATVPSLSLVDLSVPKNEPRSALALRASQSATIEGKFYPELPATNRETESIQQRLPGSRVLADSNFTKANLKKALKERSYSILHLATHGQFGADPQEDTFLVTGGQERLTLIELEKMLRDLSGEDSKIELLALTACQTAVGDGRSILGLAGAAVQSGAKSALASLWFISDQGTANLVDLFYEGLSDRKLSKAEALQAAQVRLIEQTENRQNQHPRLWSAFVLVGNWF, from the coding sequence ATGATGAAACTGTTCGGGCGGAATCGGAGTTTGCGGAAATGGATCGCGATCGCTTGTCTGAGTTGTCTCATTGCTCTGACTCCGATGGTAGGACAGGCAACTGATCCGGCTCAATTGATGCGGCAAGGTTTAGAAAGTTACGAAACCAAGAACTATACGGCTGCGATCGAGTTTTGGCAGCAAGCCCGCGATCGCTATGAAGCGAAGAACGATCGAATCAATGCTGCGATCGCGTCCGAAAACATTGCCCGAACTTACGCCAAACAGGAACACAGTAGTAAAGCGATTCAAACTTGGGAAGACGCAATCAAGCTTTACCGACGAATTAACGATCCAGCAAAACTCAGTCAAGCATTAACCGAACAAGCTCAGTTGTATAGCGGCATCGGACAAGCGCGACAAGCGATCGTGCTTCTTTGTGCTCCAGAAATGAACCAAGACAGTTGTAGCGATCGCGGAAGCGTCAAACTTGCAGAGAAAACTTCAGATCCGAATCTGCAAATTGCGGCGCTTGGCAGTTTAGGAGATGCGTATCGCTTAAGTGGAGAGTCAGAAAAAGCGATCAGAGCGCTGACCACCGCTTACCAGTTGGCAACCCGTACGAACCAAGCGACGCATCTTTTATCATTGCTCAACAGTCTCGGTAATGCTCATACTAGCCGCGCTGCCTTGCGAGAACTGCAAGCAGAATCCGCCCGGACACGAGATCCAGGAGAAGCAAAACGACGGACAACCGAAGCAGAACTCGACACGCAGCAGGCGATTAAGTTTCTATCTGACAGCTTGAAGATCAGCCAAAATAATCCGCAAGCTGAACTGCGATCGCTCTTGAGTTTGGCATCGATTTATCACCGTAGAAAAGAAACGGCAATGATGATGCCTTACCTACAGAAAGCAATTCCTTTATTGAGTCAGGTCAGTTCTGATCGAGTGCGATCGTATGCCGCGATCGACATTGCTAAACTACTGAGCACAGAAAATCCTCAACAAACCGAGTCATTGTTAAAGGAAGCCATTCGATCGGCTCAAGCTATTAAAGATCTTAGAGCCGAATCTTTTGCGGTCGGAGAACTCGGACGATTGTACAAACGCGATCGCAGTCCTGAAGCTGCCCTTCCTTTGATCAAACAGGCGATTACAACCGCCGATCAAGACCTCGAAGCTAAAGATAGTTTGTATCTTTGGGAATGGGAACTCGGACGAATTTTAGAAAGTCAGGGACAAACTCAAAACGCGATCGCAGCTTATGAACGATCGATTCGGACGCTAGAAATCATTAGAAGTGACATTCTCGAAGCCAATCGAGAGCTGCAATTCAACTTCCGCGATGAAATTGAACCGATCTATCGAAGTTTGATCACGCTGCGAGTCGGCTTAGAGAACATGAGCAAAAATTCAGTCAGTGATGCCCGCCTGAAACAAGCTCAACCGAATACATTATCTGACCCGAACAATATTGAAATTGTGCTACGGGTAATGGATTCGCTCAGACTGGCAGAACTGCAAAACTACTTCGGAAATGACTGTATTCTCGCGGCGGCGCGACCGACTGAAAATCTAAGTACAGATGCAACTGCAAAAGCGGTTCAAGTTGCCCTCAATACCGCTACCCAAGACGGTAAAACCGCAGTGATTAACCATATTGTGCTGAACAATGAACTGGTGATTATTCTCAACCTAAAAGGTAAGCCTTCTCAGACTCGATTCGTTCCGATCACATCGATCGAGTTAGCAGAATCGATTAATCAATTTCGGAATCAACTCCAAGACAATAGTCTCGCCCCGTTTGATCCAAAACGATCGAATGCCCAAAAGCTTTATCGATCCCTAATCGAACCCATTCGCCCTCTCATTCCAGACGGCGTTAAAACTCTGGTCTTTGCTCAGGATGGATTGCTCAGAAGTATGCCGATGGCAGCTTTGCACGATGGTAAAAAGTTTTTGATTCAGGACTATGCGATCGCAACAGTGCCGAGCTTATCGCTGGTCGATTTGTCTGTACCCAAAAATGAACCTCGATCGGCGCTGGCACTCCGCGCCAGTCAATCCGCAACAATCGAGGGCAAATTCTACCCGGAGCTACCTGCGACAAACCGAGAAACAGAAAGTATTCAACAACGATTGCCTGGAAGCCGAGTGCTTGCAGATTCAAACTTCACAAAAGCCAATCTGAAAAAGGCATTAAAAGAGCGCAGCTATTCGATTCTGCATTTAGCCACACATGGTCAGTTTGGGGCTGATCCGCAAGAAGACACGTTTTTGGTAACGGGTGGTCAAGAGCGCTTGACGCTGATTGAACTCGAAAAAATGCTGCGGGATCTCTCTGGTGAAGACAGTAAAATTGAGCTTTTAGCACTAACGGCTTGTCAAACAGCCGTGGGGGATGGTCGATCGATTCTAGGGCTTGCGGGTGCAGCGGTTCAATCCGGTGCAAAGAGCGCGTTAGCTTCGCTCTGGTTTATCTCTGATCAAGGCACTGCTAATCTAGTTGATTTGTTTTACGAGGGGCTGAGCGATCGTAAATTGAGCAAAGCCGAAGCCCTCCAAGCTGCACAAGTTCGTTTGATTGAACAAACAGAGAATCGACAGAACCAGCATCCGCGCCTGTGGTCTGCATTTGTCCTGGTGGGGAATTGGTTTTAA
- a CDS encoding MSMEG_0567/Sll0786 family nitrogen starvation N-acetyltransferase, translating to MSYQFKLAKSQAEIEAYFELRRSIFTEEQQLFQDDVDELDDIAYPIIALHESNIVGVVRIYEIEPRVWYGGRLGTHADYRKGWQIGKGLIYKAVTTASTWGCDRFLATVQLQNVRFFQRLHWESQEELIICDRPHHLMEADLNFYPPGTEPRPVLQIKEAS from the coding sequence ATGTCCTATCAGTTCAAATTAGCAAAGTCTCAGGCGGAAATTGAGGCTTATTTTGAGTTACGTCGATCGATTTTTACCGAAGAACAACAGCTATTTCAAGATGATGTCGATGAACTCGATGACATTGCTTATCCGATCATTGCTCTGCATGAATCGAACATTGTTGGCGTGGTGAGAATCTATGAGATTGAACCGAGAGTTTGGTATGGCGGACGATTAGGAACTCATGCCGACTATCGTAAAGGTTGGCAGATTGGTAAAGGATTGATCTACAAAGCGGTCACAACTGCGAGTACTTGGGGATGCGATCGCTTTCTTGCAACAGTTCAACTTCAAAACGTCCGATTCTTTCAGCGACTGCATTGGGAATCTCAGGAAGAATTAATCATCTGCGATCGACCGCATCACTTGATGGAAGCTGATTTGAACTTTTACCCACCAGGAACCGAACCACGCCCAGTGTTACAGATCAAAGAGGCATCGTAA
- a CDS encoding ShlB/FhaC/HecB family hemolysin secretion/activation protein: MRWILSSLPFVGLSTIALFLSHSVQAQLPSNVVPDVDRTLPNPTPPIQPSPTPTAPIITPSPAPPQEAAPASGVKFPVRDIEILGGTVLQSEVEALKREFLKKFGSAAGFEDLIELRSQITQLYIREGYVTSGAFLVNGQTFDPKVPNVVRIRIVEGILERIEIDGLRRIPEGYIVSRLNQATQTPINQERLRNALILLQLDPLFAQVNAELTAGTAPDRSILRVRLTEAPAFRAGVGFDNYQSPSVGELQGTAFVRHENLLGWGDRIVAEFGRTGGLSLYDINYAVPLSPTNTTLNLRYSNNRSVITEAPFDDLGIRSRAETISAGIRQPIVRSPQVEVGLGVSLDLRRSRTFLLDDIPFSFSEGPEDGRSNVTAIRFFQDWIDRTLPNRVIAARSQFSFGIDAINATVNDSGTDAKFFSWLGQVQWVQRLANQPNSPVLLARLNAQLTPDSLLSLERFSIGGVDSLRGYRQNEIVTDNGVTGLVEVRIPVSRNPSIVQLQPFLEFGTGWNNRTDNPDPQWLASLGLGVQWQITPSVLLRVDYGVPLIQVQDERNAIQDRGFYFSIRYNPF, from the coding sequence ATGCGATGGATTCTATCGAGTTTGCCGTTTGTGGGATTGAGCACGATCGCGCTTTTTCTCTCTCATTCGGTTCAAGCTCAACTCCCTTCTAATGTGGTGCCCGATGTCGATCGCACTCTACCGAATCCAACTCCGCCGATTCAACCCAGCCCAACACCCACAGCCCCAATCATTACGCCTTCTCCCGCTCCACCTCAAGAAGCGGCTCCAGCATCGGGGGTGAAATTTCCCGTCAGAGATATCGAGATTCTGGGTGGAACGGTTTTGCAATCAGAAGTGGAGGCACTCAAGCGAGAATTTCTGAAAAAATTTGGCTCAGCGGCTGGATTTGAGGACTTGATCGAACTGCGATCGCAAATCACACAACTCTACATTCGCGAAGGCTATGTCACTTCTGGAGCGTTCTTAGTTAATGGTCAAACCTTTGATCCGAAGGTTCCGAATGTTGTTCGAATTCGGATTGTAGAAGGGATATTAGAGCGAATAGAAATCGATGGGCTGCGACGGATTCCTGAAGGCTACATTGTCAGTCGGCTGAATCAGGCGACTCAAACCCCGATCAATCAAGAGCGATTGAGAAATGCTTTAATTTTGCTGCAACTTGATCCCTTGTTTGCTCAGGTGAATGCAGAACTCACGGCAGGAACCGCTCCGGATCGTTCCATTCTTCGTGTGCGATTGACAGAAGCTCCAGCATTCCGGGCGGGTGTCGGGTTTGATAACTATCAATCACCGAGCGTGGGAGAACTCCAAGGCACTGCATTTGTGCGACACGAGAACTTACTGGGATGGGGCGATCGCATTGTCGCAGAATTTGGACGCACCGGAGGGCTTTCGCTGTATGACATTAATTATGCAGTGCCGCTAAGTCCAACCAATACGACTCTAAATCTACGCTACAGCAACAATCGCAGCGTGATCACAGAAGCGCCGTTCGATGATCTGGGGATTCGGAGCAGAGCCGAAACGATCTCAGCAGGAATTCGTCAGCCGATCGTGCGATCGCCTCAAGTGGAAGTGGGCTTAGGGGTGAGTCTGGATTTGCGGCGGAGTCGAACCTTTTTGCTCGATGACATTCCGTTTTCGTTTTCTGAAGGACCCGAAGACGGTCGATCGAATGTGACCGCCATTCGATTTTTTCAAGATTGGATTGATCGGACTCTGCCGAATCGAGTCATTGCGGCTCGATCGCAGTTTAGTTTTGGGATCGATGCGATCAATGCAACCGTGAACGATTCTGGAACCGATGCCAAGTTCTTTAGCTGGCTGGGACAGGTTCAATGGGTGCAGCGACTTGCCAATCAGCCGAATAGCCCGGTGCTACTGGCTCGATTGAATGCTCAATTAACGCCCGATTCTCTGTTATCGCTAGAACGATTTAGCATCGGGGGTGTGGATTCGCTCAGAGGCTATCGGCAGAATGAGATTGTGACTGATAATGGTGTGACTGGATTAGTGGAAGTGCGAATTCCAGTGAGTCGAAATCCATCGATCGTGCAACTCCAGCCATTTTTAGAATTTGGAACCGGATGGAATAATCGAACTGATAATCCTGATCCGCAATGGTTAGCGAGTTTGGGATTGGGGGTTCAATGGCAAATTACACCGAGCGTATTGCTGCGGGTTGACTATGGTGTGCCGCTGATCCAAGTGCAAGATGAACGCAACGCGATTCAGGACAGAGGCTTTTATTTCTCGATTCGCTACAACCCTTTTTAG
- a CDS encoding Nit6803 family nitrilase, producing MTDAKIVRAAAVQLSPVLFSRNGTTEKVLTAIASAAKEGAQLVVFPETVIPYYPYFSFVQPPVLMGKEHMRLYEEAVTVPSPVTDAISRAARSYGVVVVVGVNERDNGSLYNTQLVYDADGTLLLKRRKITPTYHERMVWGQGDGAGLKAIETAAGTLGALACWEHYNPLARFALMAQHEQIHCSQFPGSMVGQIFTDQIEVTIRHHALEAGCFVVNATGWLSPEQVTQITPDEKLQKVLSGGCNTAIISPEGNHLCTPITEGEGIAIADLDFSLITKRKRMMDSVGHYSRPDLLHLQANFEPQTVLKEDLEVRSPEQISMLISDP from the coding sequence ATGACAGATGCCAAAATCGTTCGAGCAGCAGCGGTTCAACTCAGTCCCGTACTGTTTAGCCGCAATGGAACCACCGAGAAAGTTCTAACTGCGATCGCGTCTGCCGCAAAGGAAGGCGCACAGTTAGTCGTCTTTCCCGAAACGGTGATTCCGTACTATCCTTACTTTTCTTTTGTTCAGCCTCCGGTGCTGATGGGTAAGGAGCATATGCGATTGTACGAAGAAGCCGTGACGGTTCCGAGTCCGGTTACAGATGCAATCAGTCGGGCTGCTCGATCGTATGGCGTTGTTGTCGTGGTGGGTGTAAATGAGCGGGACAATGGATCGCTCTATAACACTCAGCTTGTGTATGATGCCGATGGAACTCTGTTGCTAAAACGCCGTAAAATCACGCCAACCTACCATGAGCGAATGGTTTGGGGGCAAGGAGATGGTGCGGGGTTAAAAGCGATCGAGACGGCTGCCGGAACGCTCGGAGCTTTAGCCTGTTGGGAGCACTACAATCCGCTTGCTCGATTTGCACTGATGGCACAACACGAACAAATTCATTGTTCACAGTTTCCAGGTTCGATGGTCGGTCAGATTTTTACTGATCAAATCGAAGTCACGATTCGCCATCATGCTTTAGAAGCAGGTTGTTTTGTGGTGAATGCGACAGGTTGGCTCTCTCCAGAACAAGTCACACAAATTACGCCCGATGAGAAGCTTCAGAAAGTACTAAGTGGAGGTTGCAACACTGCTATCATCTCGCCTGAAGGCAATCATCTTTGTACACCGATTACCGAAGGGGAAGGAATTGCGATCGCGGATCTCGATTTTTCTTTAATCACAAAACGCAAGCGCATGATGGATTCGGTAGGGCACTATTCCCGCCCGGATCTGTTACATTTGCAGGCAAATTTCGAGCCGCAAACGGTGCTTAAAGAAGATCTAGAAGTGCGATCGCCAGAACAGATATCGATGCTCATTTCTGATCCTTAA
- a CDS encoding DUF3488 and DUF4129 domain-containing transglutaminase family protein has translation MKNWWQQVQTRIQAIPEAKPEESILFRVLTQSLVSVGILATDLAAETQIALWAIPLSAIGACWSWHRRRKKNVGFKFLLAIAMTIVLFSFFGKMFGNVQSGDNRLLLAEFLIQIQVLHSFDLPRRKDLGYSMIIGLVLLSVASTLSQTMLFGVMLLVFLAIGLPVLMLDYCSRLGVDVVKLERTSFRKVNFRVLPAIFAIVLGLGLVIFAFMPRLPGYQLRMFPVSSPVSVHERFDNRVITNPGFAQRGEPQAGIRRGGTGQGEAPSDDPSDEFYAGFGDKINQNQQRGKLKPRVIMRVRSQIEGFWRVMAFDRYTGQGWEVSRNDKTQTIKRLPWSYRFLLPNPVTLSRTREVVQTYTIVSRMPNLIPALDRVKEVYFPTDEIAIDPESGLRAPIALGDGITYSVVSEVPYRDRTLLRLNSWKAEYPKNSPHLQIPSNIAEPVAKETNRILATSQTPLKADYEKALYLGQYLKQRYRVRQDLEQLKPGEDLVLAFLQNQGGDRDHFSTALTVMLRSIGIPARLVAGYAPGQFNPFTGLYIVRNTDAYAIAEILVPRMGWFTIDPIPGHELVPPSIEDAQPFSLLQRFWNWVAGWLPLPVTAWITEVIRLIGGAIGWFLALFTQGLRGFFTACLIIIGSLMSVWLTGQGWQKWRRYRRMRTLPPMERLYQHMLFQLAAQGYPKPSADTPLEYARSTRKVQGADRSSAIADISEAYVRWRYGREQPKLEPLRQKLKALKPRRGRR, from the coding sequence ATGAAAAACTGGTGGCAGCAAGTCCAAACCCGGATTCAGGCAATTCCAGAAGCGAAACCTGAAGAGTCGATTCTCTTCCGCGTCCTTACTCAGTCGCTCGTCAGTGTTGGAATTTTAGCGACGGATTTGGCAGCGGAAACACAAATCGCACTTTGGGCAATTCCGCTCAGCGCGATCGGGGCGTGTTGGAGTTGGCACCGACGCCGCAAAAAAAATGTTGGGTTTAAATTCCTACTAGCGATCGCAATGACGATCGTGCTGTTCAGCTTCTTTGGCAAAATGTTCGGCAATGTCCAATCCGGAGACAATCGACTGCTACTGGCAGAATTTTTAATTCAAATCCAAGTTCTGCATAGCTTTGATTTACCGCGTCGTAAAGATTTGGGCTATTCGATGATCATTGGACTTGTATTGCTCTCGGTTGCAAGTACTCTCAGTCAAACGATGTTATTTGGCGTGATGCTGCTGGTGTTTTTGGCGATCGGGCTGCCTGTATTAATGCTCGACTATTGTTCGCGCTTAGGGGTGGATGTCGTGAAGCTAGAGCGCACCAGTTTTAGAAAAGTGAATTTTCGGGTACTGCCTGCGATTTTTGCGATCGTTCTAGGACTTGGATTAGTCATTTTTGCGTTTATGCCGCGTTTACCGGGCTATCAGTTACGGATGTTTCCGGTCAGTTCTCCGGTTTCAGTGCATGAACGATTTGATAATCGAGTGATTACCAATCCAGGATTCGCGCAGCGTGGAGAACCTCAAGCGGGCATTCGTCGTGGTGGAACTGGACAAGGCGAAGCACCAAGCGATGATCCGAGTGACGAGTTCTATGCGGGGTTCGGGGACAAAATTAATCAAAACCAGCAGCGCGGCAAACTCAAGCCGAGAGTCATTATGCGGGTGCGATCGCAAATTGAAGGATTCTGGCGAGTGATGGCATTCGATCGCTATACCGGGCAAGGTTGGGAAGTGTCGCGCAATGATAAAACTCAGACGATCAAACGATTGCCCTGGTCGTATCGATTTCTGTTGCCAAATCCGGTCACACTGAGCCGAACTCGCGAAGTCGTTCAGACCTATACGATCGTGTCTCGGATGCCGAACTTGATTCCCGCCCTCGATCGCGTCAAAGAAGTCTACTTTCCAACCGATGAGATCGCGATCGATCCAGAATCAGGCTTACGTGCTCCGATCGCGCTAGGGGATGGCATTACTTACAGTGTGGTGTCAGAAGTGCCGTATCGCGATCGTACATTGCTCCGCTTGAATTCCTGGAAGGCGGAGTATCCAAAAAACAGCCCACACTTGCAAATCCCGTCCAACATTGCGGAACCAGTGGCAAAAGAAACAAATCGAATTCTAGCGACCTCCCAAACGCCTTTGAAGGCAGACTATGAGAAAGCGCTGTATCTCGGTCAGTATTTGAAACAGCGCTATCGAGTGCGGCAAGATTTGGAGCAACTGAAACCCGGTGAAGATTTAGTCTTAGCCTTTCTACAAAATCAGGGCGGCGATCGCGATCATTTCTCAACTGCGCTCACGGTGATGCTGCGATCGATTGGTATTCCTGCCCGATTAGTTGCGGGCTACGCACCCGGACAATTCAATCCGTTTACAGGACTGTACATTGTCCGAAATACTGATGCTTATGCGATCGCAGAAATCCTGGTGCCGCGGATGGGATGGTTTACGATCGACCCGATTCCCGGTCATGAATTAGTTCCGCCCTCGATCGAAGATGCTCAACCGTTTAGTCTGTTGCAGCGGTTTTGGAACTGGGTAGCGGGATGGTTGCCTTTACCTGTGACCGCCTGGATTACTGAAGTGATTCGGTTGATTGGTGGCGCGATCGGTTGGTTTCTCGCGCTGTTTACTCAAGGCTTACGAGGCTTCTTTACAGCGTGTTTGATCATCATTGGTAGTTTGATGTCTGTGTGGCTAACGGGTCAAGGTTGGCAGAAATGGCGGCGATATCGACGGATGCGAACTTTGCCACCGATGGAGCGGCTTTATCAGCATATGTTGTTTCAACTTGCTGCACAGGGATATCCGAAGCCGTCGGCTGATACACCGCTAGAATATGCGCGATCGACTAGGAAAGTTCAGGGAGCCGATCGATCTTCTGCGATCGCGGATATTTCCGAAGCGTATGTTCGCTGGCGCTATGGACGAGAACAACCGAAACTCGAACCATTACGGCAGAAATTGAAGGCACTGAAGCCCCGTCGAGGAAGGCGCTAG
- a CDS encoding MSMEG_0568 family radical SAM protein produces the protein MNKQQLIADLQSQGLKLIDPDIGATGRKGGAGPSDHKAITIDGTTVMVPVFNSPAATSPYGIDQTAQVLELYGEPITPISFPQQPNFYNLKTAEGVPYWKIALLHSRDVLATTVLQTCMRYSDSETACQFCAIGQSLSAGKTIARKTPAQLAEVAEAAVRLDSVKHMVMTTGTPNISDRGAAYLTECAAAIKAKVNLPIQAQCEPPDDFAWFDRMKSSGVDSLGMHLEAADPIVRSKIMPGKASVPLDYYYRAFEASVKVFGWGQVSTYLLAGLGDSLETLVEMCDRLINLGVYPFVVPFVPIMGTPLEGHPAPKADFMFSLYEQVGELLKRSNLSSTEIKAGCGKCGACSALSNFES, from the coding sequence ATGAATAAACAACAGCTAATCGCGGATCTACAATCCCAAGGGTTAAAACTGATTGATCCGGACATTGGCGCAACGGGACGAAAAGGAGGCGCAGGACCGTCAGATCACAAAGCAATCACGATCGATGGAACAACAGTCATGGTTCCCGTCTTTAACTCACCCGCTGCTACTTCACCGTATGGCATTGATCAGACCGCACAGGTTCTGGAACTGTACGGAGAGCCAATCACGCCGATTAGCTTTCCACAGCAACCTAATTTCTACAATCTAAAGACCGCTGAGGGTGTGCCTTACTGGAAAATTGCGCTGCTTCATAGCCGCGACGTGTTAGCAACTACGGTTTTACAAACCTGTATGCGCTACAGCGATTCGGAAACAGCTTGTCAATTTTGCGCGATCGGACAATCGCTTTCGGCTGGAAAAACGATCGCCCGAAAAACGCCTGCTCAACTCGCAGAAGTGGCGGAAGCGGCAGTGCGATTAGATAGTGTTAAACATATGGTGATGACCACCGGAACACCGAATATCAGCGATCGAGGTGCAGCATATCTCACAGAATGTGCAGCCGCGATTAAAGCGAAAGTTAATTTACCGATTCAGGCGCAGTGCGAACCGCCAGACGATTTTGCATGGTTCGATCGCATGAAATCGTCAGGAGTTGATAGCTTAGGAATGCACTTAGAAGCAGCAGATCCGATTGTTCGCTCAAAGATTATGCCAGGAAAAGCTTCGGTGCCGTTGGACTACTACTACCGGGCATTTGAAGCTTCGGTAAAAGTATTTGGTTGGGGTCAGGTGAGTACTTATTTGCTGGCAGGGCTAGGAGACAGTTTAGAAACGCTAGTGGAAATGTGCGATCGCTTAATTAATTTAGGCGTATATCCATTCGTCGTGCCGTTTGTGCCGATTATGGGAACACCGCTTGAAGGGCATCCCGCACCCAAAGCAGATTTTATGTTTTCACTGTATGAACAAGTAGGAGAACTATTAAAGCGATCGAACTTATCTTCGACAGAAATTAAGGCAGGTTGCGGAAAGTGTGGAGCCTGTTCAGCGTTGTCAAATTTTGAATCGTAA
- a CDS encoding MSMEG_0572/Sll0783 family nitrogen starvation response protein, whose amino-acid sequence MPEITAPAHQAGDFFVDYEEKVFPDVKAEPGEKALVTFHTVAFEGSIGFVNLLQATRLLRKGFETSILLYGPGVTLGVQRGFPKLGDSAFPGHQNFNDQLSKFMSEGGKVYACRFALQALYGHGEPSLTPGIRPINPLDVLDLVLMHRKDGAFILDTWTL is encoded by the coding sequence ATGCCTGAGATTACTGCTCCCGCCCATCAAGCTGGCGACTTTTTTGTTGATTACGAAGAGAAAGTTTTTCCTGATGTCAAAGCGGAACCGGGCGAAAAAGCTCTGGTCACGTTTCACACGGTGGCGTTTGAAGGCTCGATCGGGTTTGTGAACCTATTGCAAGCAACTCGCCTCTTACGCAAAGGCTTTGAGACTTCAATTCTGCTTTATGGTCCTGGTGTAACCCTCGGTGTACAACGAGGCTTTCCAAAGCTAGGCGACTCCGCTTTTCCGGGGCATCAAAACTTTAATGATCAACTCAGCAAATTCATGTCTGAAGGTGGCAAAGTCTATGCTTGCCGATTTGCACTCCAAGCCCTGTACGGACATGGTGAACCGTCACTTACTCCCGGCATTCGCCCGATCAATCCGCTGGATGTGCTGGACTTAGTGTTGATGCACCGCAAAGATGGCGCGTTTATCCTCGATACTTGGACGCTCTAA